A region from the uncultured Holophaga sp. genome encodes:
- a CDS encoding response regulator, which yields MTDPRRLGLFPRIFLMFLLVPILAILLGVGMVLPRQERLLMQALDSQMSGTLASITGINSSTFARDDFAGLVEIGTQVLEANPELRYVIISRNGGTAIQNTDGHWAELDLRAPENQWIKGASSRIIEHNPLTGTRVYHHAFPVKFYNTEWGWIYVGVSMATYDAQLHQLYINFVVGALVFAALSALLAWLFTRRLATPLLHLKTAAERIQGGELGMRAVVSTGDEVEQLSLAFNGMAEALQRLKEGLEARVNERTLELQRSEERYRLLFENAAEAIFVLQQRRIRFWNPALRGMVGREQDQLTGTRFEELVLQEDRPAFLDLVARAESTGSPVLREGLRLESRGGEPVWVNLNCVVIRWDEDPALLFFAQDTSESRALQVQLFHAQKMEAIGTLAGGIAHDFNNILAGILGYVSLLQMGKEPGSPEYERLQKVEKQVNSATGLTRQLLGFARGGAYEPKPWDLNQIVQGALDLFGRTKRQVRITLELHRERCVVDCDRGQIEQVLINLFVNAAHAMPDGGTLTIRTDFQDHGRDFAEAHGVEPGTYVEVSVKDTGVGMDSATLARIFDPFFTTRSMGGGTGLGLASVYGILKNHGGCIRVESRPGMGANFTFSLPRSQVGLISEERQRVKQITAGEGSVLIVDDQEIIRTVGQSMLEMIGYRVTAVESGLAAIEFIKGHPGMLDLVILDMIMPGMSGGETFQRMRALEPELPVILSSGYSLDGEVEALLECGCNGFLQKPFNAAQLAEKISEVRGAPPG from the coding sequence GCCCTGGACTCCCAGATGAGCGGGACGCTGGCCTCCATCACCGGAATCAACAGCTCCACCTTCGCCCGGGATGACTTTGCAGGTCTGGTGGAGATCGGCACCCAGGTTCTGGAGGCCAACCCGGAACTCCGCTACGTCATCATCTCCCGCAATGGGGGCACAGCCATCCAGAACACTGACGGCCACTGGGCGGAACTGGATCTCCGCGCCCCGGAGAACCAGTGGATCAAGGGGGCCTCCAGCCGGATCATCGAACACAATCCCCTCACGGGTACCCGGGTTTACCACCACGCCTTCCCAGTGAAGTTCTACAACACTGAGTGGGGCTGGATCTACGTGGGGGTCTCCATGGCCACCTACGACGCCCAGCTCCACCAGCTCTACATCAACTTTGTGGTAGGCGCGCTCGTCTTTGCGGCCCTGTCGGCCCTCCTGGCCTGGCTCTTCACCAGGCGTCTGGCCACCCCGCTCCTGCACCTCAAGACGGCCGCGGAGCGGATCCAGGGGGGAGAACTGGGGATGCGGGCGGTGGTGAGCACCGGGGATGAGGTGGAGCAGCTCAGCTTGGCCTTCAACGGGATGGCCGAGGCCCTCCAGCGTCTGAAGGAGGGTCTGGAGGCCCGGGTGAACGAGAGGACGCTGGAGCTGCAGCGCTCGGAGGAGCGCTACCGGCTCCTCTTCGAGAATGCCGCCGAGGCGATCTTCGTGCTCCAGCAGAGGCGCATCCGCTTCTGGAATCCGGCGCTCCGGGGCATGGTCGGTCGGGAGCAGGATCAGCTCACCGGCACCCGCTTCGAGGAACTGGTCCTCCAGGAGGACCGTCCCGCCTTCCTGGACCTTGTGGCCCGCGCAGAGTCCACCGGCAGTCCCGTCCTGCGGGAAGGACTCCGACTGGAGTCCAGGGGAGGGGAGCCGGTCTGGGTGAACCTCAACTGTGTCGTCATTCGCTGGGATGAGGACCCTGCTCTCCTCTTCTTTGCCCAGGACACCTCCGAGAGCCGCGCCCTCCAGGTCCAGCTCTTCCATGCCCAGAAGATGGAGGCCATCGGCACCCTGGCCGGCGGCATCGCCCATGACTTCAACAACATCCTGGCGGGCATCCTGGGCTATGTCTCCCTGCTGCAGATGGGCAAGGAGCCCGGCAGCCCCGAATACGAGCGGCTGCAGAAGGTCGAAAAGCAGGTCAACAGTGCCACGGGGCTCACCCGTCAGCTCCTGGGCTTCGCCCGGGGAGGGGCCTACGAGCCCAAACCCTGGGACCTCAACCAGATTGTGCAGGGGGCACTGGACCTCTTCGGCAGAACCAAGCGGCAGGTGCGGATTACCCTGGAACTCCACCGGGAGAGGTGCGTGGTGGACTGCGACCGGGGCCAGATCGAGCAGGTCCTGATCAACCTCTTCGTCAATGCCGCCCACGCCATGCCCGATGGGGGAACCCTCACGATCCGCACCGACTTCCAGGACCATGGCAGGGACTTCGCCGAAGCCCATGGCGTGGAGCCTGGCACCTATGTTGAAGTCTCCGTAAAGGACACCGGCGTCGGCATGGACAGCGCCACTCTGGCGCGGATCTTCGATCCCTTTTTCACCACGCGGAGCATGGGGGGCGGCACGGGGCTCGGGCTGGCCTCGGTCTACGGCATCCTGAAGAACCACGGGGGCTGCATCCGCGTCGAGAGTCGGCCGGGCATGGGCGCCAACTTCACCTTCTCACTGCCGAGATCCCAGGTGGGCCTCATCTCGGAGGAGCGGCAGCGGGTCAAGCAGATCACGGCGGGAGAGGGCAGCGTCCTCATCGTGGACGACCAGGAGATCATCCGGACGGTGGGCCAGTCCATGCTGGAGATGATCGGTTACCGGGTGACCGCCGTGGAGAGCGGTTTGGCTGCCATCGAGTTCATCAAGGGCCACCCGGGGATGCTGGACCTCGTGATCCTGGACATGATCATGCCGGGCATGAGCGGAGGAGAGACCTTCCAGCGAATGAGGGCCCTCGAACCGGAACTCCCCGTGATCCTCTCCAGCGGCTACAGCCTGGATGGGGAGGTGGAGGCCCTCCTGGAATGCGGTTGCAACGGCTTCCTCCAGAAGCCTTTCAACGCCGCCCAACTGGCCGAGAAGATCAGCGAGGTTCGGGGGGCCCCGCCGGGCTGA